The Candidatus Manganitrophus noduliformans genome includes a window with the following:
- a CDS encoding S26 family signal peptidase — MRKSSPLRLIIFMTALLLAGSWIPQRFTVTITPSLWHRIYLLDRAPSKEQMVRNAYVLFELNSRYLKGAKTQKTLKQVACAAGDMLTVKERSYYCNDTYLGQAKDYSLKGERLPHLEFEGVIPKGSLFVFGTHVDSLDSRYFGFVRKEDVIAIAYPVF; from the coding sequence ATGCGGAAGTCCTCGCCCCTTAGACTGATCATATTCATGACGGCGCTCCTCCTGGCGGGCTCCTGGATTCCCCAGCGGTTTACGGTGACGATCACCCCCTCATTGTGGCATCGAATCTATCTTCTGGATCGGGCGCCTTCCAAAGAGCAGATGGTCCGTAACGCTTATGTGCTCTTTGAGCTGAACTCCAGATATTTGAAGGGCGCGAAGACCCAAAAGACCCTCAAGCAGGTGGCCTGCGCGGCAGGGGATATGCTCACCGTCAAAGAGAGATCTTACTACTGCAACGACACCTATCTGGGACAGGCCAAAGATTACTCCCTGAAAGGAGAGAGGCTGCCGCACCTTGAGTTCGAGGGAGTGATCCCGAAAGGGAGCCTGTTTGTCTTCGGAACTCATGTCGACAGCCTGGATTCCCGATATTTCGGATTTGTGAGGAAAGAAGATGTTATCGCGATCGCTTACCCTGTTTTTTAG
- a CDS encoding TrbC family F-type conjugative pilus assembly protein, with product MRHKSETIKHGWRSRCRKRAAVFIIFISITVGFAAIKGHTESGKKKVFIQKPTSCHLIEKVEGEKVYLKSQGAACEEELNPISIEMDAALKRVRIFVDGAFWQEQEIVDLDAIRGVIDKSKEMEKTLRVPESVTDLREVVGGKHENHKEQGRAEAERLARHFASEEFRKKLQRESERIKTEVFGIPAMKSEGEAPSGEEETEQADQKSGVLSSSERIYLFVSSSMPLVTLRNYAADLARLSDPNITMVMRGFVGGMKYAQPTLRLVSDIIVKDPGCKAIERRCDAHKVNINVDPLLYRRYQIRQVPALVYLPSLHETELGGSEGLGEASPYYVLYGDASLAYGIERIQREAKSRSLKNLLFKLNP from the coding sequence GTGCGGCATAAGTCGGAAACCATCAAACATGGATGGAGATCTCGATGTCGAAAGAGAGCGGCCGTTTTCATCATTTTTATTTCCATCACTGTCGGCTTCGCCGCAATAAAGGGGCATACCGAGTCCGGCAAAAAGAAGGTGTTCATCCAAAAACCGACTTCCTGCCATTTGATCGAGAAGGTCGAAGGGGAAAAGGTTTACCTCAAATCTCAAGGCGCTGCCTGCGAGGAAGAATTGAATCCGATATCGATTGAGATGGACGCCGCCCTAAAAAGGGTTCGGATCTTTGTCGATGGGGCCTTCTGGCAGGAACAGGAAATCGTCGACTTGGATGCGATCCGGGGGGTGATTGATAAAAGCAAGGAGATGGAGAAAACCCTTCGCGTTCCGGAGAGTGTCACCGACCTACGGGAAGTGGTTGGAGGTAAGCACGAAAACCACAAGGAGCAGGGGAGGGCCGAGGCGGAAAGGCTTGCCCGGCATTTTGCCTCCGAAGAATTTCGGAAAAAACTTCAACGGGAATCCGAGCGCATCAAAACGGAGGTCTTTGGGATCCCCGCAATGAAAAGCGAGGGTGAGGCGCCGTCGGGGGAAGAAGAGACGGAGCAGGCTGATCAAAAGAGCGGAGTCCTATCTTCTTCGGAGCGGATTTATCTCTTTGTCTCCTCTTCCATGCCGCTCGTAACGCTGCGAAATTATGCGGCCGATCTCGCGAGGCTTTCAGATCCGAATATCACGATGGTGATGAGAGGGTTTGTGGGGGGAATGAAATACGCGCAGCCGACCTTGCGGCTGGTCTCGGACATCATCGTGAAGGATCCGGGCTGCAAGGCGATCGAGCGGAGGTGTGACGCCCACAAGGTGAACATCAACGTCGATCCGCTCCTTTACAGGAGATACCAAATCCGCCAGGTCCCGGCGCTTGTCTACCTTCCCTCACTCCATGAGACGGAGCTCGGTGGCAGCGAAGGTTTGGGCGAGGCCTCTCCTTATTATGTCCTCTACGGGGACGCATCGCTGGCCTATGGTATCGAGCGGATCCAGCGGGAAGCGAAAAGTCGCTCTCTCAAGAATCTTTTGTTCAAACTGAATCCATGA